One part of the Pecten maximus chromosome 9, xPecMax1.1, whole genome shotgun sequence genome encodes these proteins:
- the LOC117333839 gene encoding uncharacterized protein LOC117333839 yields the protein MAIEASSQHNKAKLMSSASENSWQWYDWKGFFKSTFRAVLGIAKNHHFHFSSTFPGIVKVKKSVDDEEKDIRLVKRGKHIPECLPAPVEPQGLSPTRAWYLYRQIRPFVRGPHKDDLCPVPSADEVQTGANVTEE from the exons ATGGCAATTGAGGCTTCATCCCAACACAACAAAGCCAAGCTAATGTCAAGTGCGTCTGAAAACTCCTGGCAATGGTATGACTGGAAAGGTTTCTTCAAATCCACCTTCAGGGCTGTTCTAGGAATCGCAAAAAATCATCACTTCCATTTCTCCTCAACCtttccag gAATTGTTAAGGTAAAAAAATCCGTAGATGACGAAGAGAAAGACATTCGCCTTGTAAAGAGAGGGAAACACATTCCAGAGTGTCTGCCTGCTCCAGTGGAACCGCAGGGACTGTCACCCACCCGGGCATGGTATTTGTATAGACAGATCCGTCCATTTGTCCGTGGGCCTCACAAGGATGACTTGTGTCCAGTGCCTTCTGCTGATGAAGTCCAGACTGGTGCTAATGTAACAGAGGAGTAG